In Pedobacter sp. SL55, the following proteins share a genomic window:
- a CDS encoding LacI family DNA-binding transcriptional regulator, with translation MIFQVTGGLQFFIDDAHPPTFCSFVKMEKKNSGATGVKEIARLANVSIGTVDRVLNNRVGVSEKTKAKILKIIEELNYQPNIFARRLASKKKLRFATLIPQVSNETKYWEAPLNGILQAASEIKDFGIEVINFFFDQNDKATFKEGAAKINAQEFDGVLIAPMFEDESLTFIEECKEKKIPLVFINSDVPGHHNLCYIGPNLYQSGYLAAHIVNYISPANKKTLIVNIAKEIDLHHHLLRKEEGFRNYFEQNGGNNALTKIDVQQTGYAHIKEKLAEQLAKDHYDVVFVTNSRVATVAKYFEEHQIKDIKLIGYDFLEDNINYLKNKTIDFLICQKPQEQGYRGLMSLYNHLVLNVTIDKEQFMPIDIITRENYQYYSN, from the coding sequence ATGATTTTTCAAGTTACTGGTGGTTTACAGTTTTTTATTGATGATGCACATCCACCAACTTTTTGTAGTTTTGTTAAAATGGAAAAGAAAAATTCAGGAGCTACTGGTGTTAAAGAAATTGCTCGTTTGGCCAATGTATCTATCGGAACGGTAGATCGGGTGTTGAACAATAGGGTAGGCGTATCTGAAAAAACCAAAGCTAAAATCCTGAAGATTATAGAAGAGTTAAACTATCAACCTAATATTTTTGCAAGAAGATTAGCTTCAAAGAAAAAACTTCGCTTTGCTACTTTAATCCCACAAGTATCTAACGAAACCAAATATTGGGAAGCTCCGTTAAATGGCATTTTGCAAGCTGCCAGTGAGATTAAAGATTTTGGTATTGAAGTAATAAATTTCTTTTTCGATCAAAATGATAAAGCCACCTTTAAAGAAGGTGCTGCAAAAATTAATGCCCAAGAGTTTGATGGTGTGCTCATAGCACCTATGTTCGAAGACGAAAGTTTAACTTTTATTGAAGAGTGTAAAGAGAAGAAAATTCCGTTGGTATTCATCAATTCGGATGTTCCTGGTCATCATAACTTGTGTTATATTGGCCCCAATCTGTACCAAAGTGGCTATTTAGCTGCACATATTGTCAATTATATTTCGCCAGCCAATAAAAAAACATTAATAGTTAATATTGCTAAAGAAATTGATTTACACCACCACTTATTACGTAAAGAAGAAGGTTTTAGGAATTATTTTGAGCAAAACGGAGGTAATAACGCATTAACTAAAATTGATGTTCAGCAAACCGGATATGCCCATATCAAAGAAAAATTAGCAGAACAATTAGCTAAAGATCATTACGATGTAGTATTTGTAACCAATTCTAGGGTGGCTACCGTAGCTAAATATTTTGAAGAACATCAAATTAAAGATATTAAATTAATTGGCTATGATTTCTTGGAAGATAATATCAATTACCTCAAAAATAAAACCATAGATTTTCTAATTTGCCAAAAGCCACAAGAGCAAGGCTACCGAGGTTTAATGAGCCTTTATAACCATTTGGTGCTTAATGTAACAATAGATAAAGAGCAATTTATGCCTATTGATATCATTACCAGAGAAAATTATCAGTATTATAGTAATTAG